A stretch of Dietzia lutea DNA encodes these proteins:
- a CDS encoding acyl-CoA dehydrogenase family protein produces MFEWSETDLMIRDAVRGFIAKEIRPNLDALESGEIAPYPIIRKLFAEFGIDAMSRDSVEKMLAKERARDGAGAAAGHASGGGAAGSSSPRGDGGKDDDDEEGGSGDALSGRDSMMAVVISELAGACMGLVSALGVSLGLGATTIASRGTLAQKERWLPGIMTMEKVASWAITEPDSGSDAFGGMRTYVRRDGDDYILNGRKTFITNGPYADVMIVYAKLDEGSGAGDADKRDRKVLTFVLDKGMDGLTQGPPFKKMGLHSSPTGELFFDDVRLGRDRLLGESESGRGGDGRESARSSFTAERIGVATMALGIIEECRRLCIEYSRERTLWGQEIGRFQLIQLKLAKMEVARMNVQNMVFTSIERARAGKPLSLAEASAMKLYSSEAATEVAMEAVQLFGGNGYMAEYRVEQLARDAKSLMIYAGSNEIQVTHIAKGLLAR; encoded by the coding sequence ATGTTCGAGTGGTCCGAGACCGACCTGATGATCCGCGACGCCGTGCGCGGCTTCATCGCCAAGGAGATCCGTCCGAACCTGGACGCCCTGGAGAGCGGTGAGATCGCGCCGTACCCGATCATCCGGAAGCTCTTCGCCGAGTTCGGGATCGACGCCATGTCGCGCGACAGCGTGGAGAAGATGCTCGCGAAGGAGCGGGCGCGGGACGGGGCCGGTGCGGCCGCAGGCCACGCGTCCGGGGGCGGTGCGGCCGGCAGTTCCTCGCCGCGCGGAGACGGCGGTAAGGACGACGACGACGAGGAGGGCGGCTCCGGCGACGCCCTCAGTGGCCGCGATTCCATGATGGCGGTGGTGATCAGCGAACTGGCCGGGGCCTGCATGGGGCTCGTCTCGGCGCTCGGCGTGAGCCTCGGGTTGGGCGCCACCACGATCGCGTCCCGCGGCACGCTCGCGCAGAAGGAGCGTTGGCTGCCGGGGATCATGACCATGGAGAAGGTGGCGTCCTGGGCCATCACCGAGCCGGACTCGGGCTCGGACGCCTTCGGCGGGATGCGCACCTACGTGCGGCGCGACGGCGACGACTACATCCTCAACGGCCGCAAGACGTTCATCACCAACGGTCCGTACGCCGACGTGATGATCGTCTACGCCAAGCTCGACGAGGGGTCGGGCGCCGGTGACGCCGACAAGCGCGACCGCAAGGTCCTCACGTTCGTCCTGGACAAGGGGATGGACGGTCTGACGCAGGGCCCCCCGTTCAAGAAGATGGGACTGCACAGCTCCCCCACCGGCGAGCTGTTCTTCGACGACGTCCGCCTGGGCCGCGACCGGCTGCTCGGGGAGTCCGAGTCCGGTCGCGGCGGGGACGGTCGCGAGTCCGCGCGGTCGAGCTTCACCGCTGAGCGGATCGGGGTGGCGACCATGGCGCTCGGGATTATCGAAGAGTGCCGGCGGCTGTGCATCGAGTACTCGCGGGAGCGGACGCTGTGGGGCCAGGAGATCGGTCGGTTCCAGCTCATCCAGCTCAAGCTCGCGAAGATGGAGGTCGCGCGGATGAACGTGCAGAACATGGTCTTCACCTCCATCGAACGCGCCCGCGCCGGCAAGCCGCTGTCACTCGCGGAGGCGTCGGCGATGAAGCTGTACTCCTCCGAGGCCGCCACCGAGGTCGCCATGGAGGCCGTGCAGTTGTTCGGTGGCAACGGCTACATGGCCGAGTACCGGGTCGAGCAGCTCGCGCGCGACGCCAAGTCGCTCATGATCTACGCCGGTAGCAACGAGATCCAGGTGACGCACATCGCCAAGGGACTCCTCGCTCGCTGA
- a CDS encoding TIGR03620 family F420-dependent LLM class oxidoreductase yields the protein MTSLRDSASHPAGREQLGRVGLWTGSLEGVPVARIPDVLGEVEDQGWDTLWFGEAVGREAFTAAQLYLGSTRRLVFGTGIANIYGRDASAAGSAARTIEAMHPGRFVLGLGVSHAPLVERHRGHNYGRPLAAMREYLDALDGTGPLASGEEAMPPVVLAALGPKMLELSRDRTAGAHPYLTLPEHTAQAREILGGTGEEGPALIVEHAAVLAEGVEDDDVWRSRAHEHLNVYTGLPNYRNSWTRQGFDESDYVRGGSDRLKQALVTRGLEATRARVQEHLDAGASTVLVQVLGENMLVPPVADWRIAAEGLLG from the coding sequence ATGACTTCTCTCCGGGACAGCGCATCCCACCCCGCGGGCCGCGAGCAGCTCGGTCGCGTCGGCCTGTGGACCGGCTCGCTCGAGGGCGTCCCGGTCGCGCGGATCCCCGACGTGCTCGGCGAGGTCGAGGACCAGGGCTGGGACACGCTGTGGTTCGGCGAGGCCGTCGGACGCGAGGCGTTCACCGCGGCCCAGCTGTACCTCGGGTCCACGCGCAGGCTGGTGTTCGGCACCGGCATCGCCAACATCTACGGCCGCGACGCCTCCGCCGCGGGTTCGGCCGCCCGCACGATCGAGGCGATGCATCCGGGCCGGTTCGTGCTGGGCCTGGGCGTGTCGCACGCGCCGCTGGTCGAGCGGCACCGCGGTCACAACTACGGTCGGCCGCTCGCGGCGATGCGTGAGTACCTCGACGCCCTCGACGGCACCGGGCCGCTGGCCTCGGGCGAGGAGGCCATGCCGCCGGTCGTGCTCGCCGCGCTCGGGCCCAAGATGCTCGAGTTGTCGCGCGACCGCACCGCCGGCGCGCATCCCTACCTCACGCTCCCCGAGCACACCGCGCAGGCGCGGGAGATCCTCGGCGGGACCGGCGAGGAGGGGCCGGCGCTGATCGTGGAACACGCCGCGGTGCTCGCCGAGGGAGTGGAGGACGACGACGTGTGGCGGTCGCGGGCGCACGAGCACCTCAACGTCTATACAGGCCTGCCCAACTACCGGAACTCCTGGACCCGCCAGGGCTTCGACGAGTCCGACTACGTGCGCGGGGGCAGCGACCGCCTCAAGCAGGCTCTCGTCACCCGCGGGCTCGAGGCCACGCGGGCGCGCGTGCAGGAGCACCTCGACGCCGGCGCCTCCACGGTGCTGGTGCAGGTGCTCGGGGAGAACATGCTGGTCCCGCCGGTGGCGGACTGGCGGATCGCCGCCGAGGGCCTGTTGGGCTGA
- a CDS encoding NAD(P)/FAD-dependent oxidoreductase encodes MTDTAMTDTAMTDAATSTTAKFLIIGGGLEGLSIAWNLAERGETDVLVVERDTLCSGMTGKSSGIVRCHYGSPTMAALSWHSIPVFESATELLGDDLGFRQCGYAVIVGEENVVPLRANVAMQQSLGIETELIAPDRMAELWPGLNVSDVAAAAWEPRGGRGEAYMTGMAFAAAARRRGVRIGQSTRVVSLIRGRGDRVVGAELADGTRVHAEHVILATGVWAPQLGATVGLDIPVRAQRAQLVMVDQGVPLGPVPTLSDLVGLQYLCREPNGEILAGNSDHHAPQYIDPDAYANRADTATVEKVVERLMHRLPDMPDPSITGSYVGAYDTTPDYNPIIGPAPLDGLFLAVGFSGHGFKMAPAVGRLVAELLTEGTTTMSGVDPADCRYSRFEEGRPTTSLNPYVGAGEMR; translated from the coding sequence ATGACCGACACGGCGATGACCGACACGGCGATGACCGACGCGGCGACGAGCACCACGGCGAAGTTCCTCATCATCGGCGGCGGCCTGGAGGGCTTGTCGATCGCCTGGAACCTGGCCGAGCGCGGCGAGACCGACGTCCTGGTGGTGGAGAGGGACACCCTCTGCTCCGGCATGACCGGCAAGTCCAGCGGGATCGTGCGGTGCCACTACGGCTCGCCCACCATGGCGGCGTTGAGTTGGCACAGCATCCCGGTGTTCGAGAGCGCGACCGAGTTGCTCGGCGACGATCTGGGTTTCCGCCAGTGCGGCTACGCGGTGATCGTCGGTGAGGAGAACGTGGTGCCGTTGCGCGCGAACGTGGCGATGCAGCAGAGCCTGGGGATCGAGACCGAGCTCATCGCGCCGGACCGCATGGCCGAGTTGTGGCCGGGTTTGAACGTCTCCGACGTCGCGGCGGCCGCGTGGGAGCCGAGGGGCGGCCGCGGGGAGGCCTACATGACGGGGATGGCGTTCGCGGCCGCGGCCCGCCGCCGGGGCGTGCGGATCGGGCAGAGCACCCGCGTGGTCTCGTTGATCCGCGGCCGCGGTGACCGGGTCGTGGGCGCGGAGCTCGCCGACGGGACGCGGGTCCACGCCGAGCACGTGATCCTCGCGACCGGGGTGTGGGCGCCGCAGCTCGGAGCCACCGTCGGGTTGGACATCCCGGTGCGCGCCCAGCGCGCGCAGTTGGTGATGGTGGACCAGGGCGTGCCGTTGGGGCCGGTGCCCACGCTGTCGGATCTGGTGGGGCTGCAGTACCTGTGCCGGGAGCCCAACGGGGAGATCCTCGCGGGCAACTCCGACCACCACGCGCCGCAGTACATCGACCCGGACGCCTACGCCAACCGCGCCGACACCGCCACCGTCGAGAAGGTCGTCGAGCGGCTCATGCACCGCCTGCCGGACATGCCCGACCCGTCGATCACCGGCAGCTACGTCGGGGCCTACGACACGACGCCGGACTACAACCCGATCATCGGCCCGGCGCCGCTCGACGGGCTGTTCCTCGCGGTGGGGTTCTCCGGACACGGGTTCAAGATGGCACCCGCGGTCGGTCGGCTGGTCGCGGAGTTGCTCACGGAGGGGACGACGACGATGAGCGGCGTGGACCCGGCGGACTGCCGCTACTCCCGGTTCGAGGAGGGCCGTCCCACCACGAGCCTCAACCCGTACGTCGGCGCGGGCGAGATGCGCTGA
- a CDS encoding allantoate amidohydrolase yields MPAPVATTVTSLMSAIADVGTDPVRGGYSRPVFSVAELSLREWFLSEAAARGLDTETDRNGIIWAWWNPGGLPLRDAVVTGSHLDSVPGGGAFDGPLGVASALVALDLMVTRGVRPRRPLALTVFPEEEGSRFGRACLGSLLLTGAMDPRVAAGLVDDDGVTFAELCSANGLEPAYLGRDDEALARLGCFVELHVEQGRGLVDLGGPVAVASSILGHGRWRLTFTGQGNHAGTTQLADRRDPMIPAARTVLDVRRIAHVHRGARATVGRLVPTPGGTNVIASRVDLWLDVRHPDDAVTERIVYEISEAAASAALREGCGVSMVEESLSGSVDFDRALRDRLRVDLPGVPVLPTGAGHDAGVLAAHVPTAMLFVRNPSGVSHSPAEHVEDADAESGAEALADVLTDLLTSDAPSGDTHSGDALTTETKE; encoded by the coding sequence ATGCCGGCACCCGTGGCCACGACCGTCACCTCGCTGATGTCCGCGATCGCCGACGTCGGCACCGACCCCGTCCGGGGCGGGTACAGCCGACCCGTCTTCTCCGTCGCCGAGCTGAGTCTGCGCGAGTGGTTCCTGTCCGAGGCCGCCGCCCGCGGTCTGGACACCGAGACCGACCGCAACGGGATCATCTGGGCCTGGTGGAACCCGGGCGGCCTCCCGCTGCGGGACGCCGTGGTCACCGGCAGCCACCTGGACTCGGTGCCCGGGGGAGGGGCCTTCGACGGGCCCCTCGGCGTGGCCTCGGCGCTGGTCGCCCTGGACCTGATGGTGACGCGCGGGGTGCGGCCGCGCCGGCCGCTGGCGCTGACCGTGTTCCCCGAGGAGGAGGGGTCGCGGTTCGGGCGGGCGTGCCTCGGGTCGCTGTTGCTCACCGGCGCGATGGATCCGCGCGTCGCCGCGGGACTGGTCGACGACGACGGGGTCACCTTCGCGGAGCTGTGCAGTGCCAACGGGCTCGAGCCGGCATACCTCGGCCGCGACGACGAGGCCCTGGCCCGGCTCGGCTGTTTCGTGGAACTGCACGTGGAGCAGGGCCGCGGGCTCGTCGACCTGGGCGGCCCGGTGGCGGTGGCCTCGTCGATCCTCGGCCACGGCCGGTGGCGGTTGACGTTCACCGGACAGGGCAACCACGCGGGGACCACGCAGCTCGCCGACCGGCGCGATCCCATGATCCCTGCCGCGCGCACGGTGCTCGACGTCCGCCGCATCGCCCATGTGCACCGGGGGGCGCGGGCCACGGTCGGGCGCCTGGTGCCGACGCCGGGAGGCACCAACGTCATCGCCTCCCGCGTCGACCTGTGGTTGGACGTGCGCCATCCGGATGACGCGGTCACCGAGCGGATCGTGTACGAGATCTCCGAGGCGGCGGCGTCGGCCGCACTGCGCGAGGGGTGCGGCGTGTCGATGGTCGAGGAGTCGCTCAGCGGTTCGGTGGACTTCGACCGTGCGCTGCGGGATCGACTGCGGGTCGACCTGCCGGGGGTGCCCGTGCTGCCGACCGGAGCCGGACACGATGCCGGCGTCCTGGCCGCGCACGTGCCCACCGCGATGCTCTTCGTCCGCAATCCTTCCGGCGTCTCGCACTCGCCGGCCGAACACGTCGAGGACGCCGACGCCGAGTCCGGTGCCGAGGCGCTGGCCGACGTCCTGACGGACCTGCTCACCAGCGACGCCCCCAGCGGCGACACCCACAGCGGCGACGCCCTCACGACTGAAACGAAGGAGTGA
- a CDS encoding SDR family oxidoreductase — protein MGTTSDIADNAQQMVNDSGGFPAQEQEPPGLTSRMDPQPDHGEHSYRGSGRLEGLKALITGGDSGIGRAAAIAFAREGADVAISYLPVEQPDAEETAGWIEKAGRRAVLLPADLRDEAQCRKVVRDAADQLGGLDVLVNNAAYQHARGDGLETIDSENLDRVMKTNLYATIWASQEALQFLGRGSSIINTTSIQAYQPAPPLVDYAATKAALNNLTVNLANELGERGIRVNAVAPGPIWTPLQPATQEPDKLEQFGGDTPLGRAGQPGECAGAYVFLASPSDASFVSGTVLGVTGGKPIF, from the coding sequence ATGGGTACCACGAGCGACATCGCAGACAATGCGCAGCAGATGGTCAACGACTCCGGCGGGTTCCCCGCCCAGGAGCAGGAGCCGCCCGGGCTGACCTCCCGGATGGACCCCCAGCCGGACCACGGCGAGCACAGCTACCGCGGATCCGGACGCCTGGAGGGCCTCAAGGCGCTCATCACCGGCGGGGACTCGGGCATCGGGCGGGCCGCCGCGATCGCGTTCGCCCGAGAGGGCGCCGACGTGGCGATCTCCTACCTGCCCGTCGAGCAGCCGGACGCCGAGGAGACGGCCGGATGGATCGAGAAGGCCGGACGCCGCGCGGTCCTGCTGCCGGCGGACCTGCGGGACGAGGCACAGTGTCGGAAGGTCGTACGTGACGCCGCCGACCAGCTGGGCGGACTCGACGTCCTCGTCAACAACGCCGCCTACCAGCACGCCCGCGGCGACGGGCTGGAGACCATCGACTCGGAGAACCTCGACCGGGTGATGAAGACCAACCTCTACGCCACCATCTGGGCCAGCCAGGAGGCGCTGCAGTTCCTCGGCCGCGGGTCGTCGATCATCAACACGACGTCCATCCAGGCCTACCAGCCGGCACCGCCGCTGGTGGACTACGCCGCGACCAAGGCCGCGCTCAACAACCTCACCGTGAACCTGGCCAACGAGCTGGGCGAACGCGGCATCCGCGTGAACGCGGTGGCCCCCGGGCCCATCTGGACGCCACTGCAGCCCGCGACCCAGGAGCCCGACAAGCTCGAGCAGTTCGGCGGCGACACCCCGCTCGGCCGCGCCGGGCAGCCCGGCGAGTGCGCGGGTGCGTATGTCTTCCTCGCCTCTCCCTCCGACGCCAGCTTCGTCTCCGGCACGGTACTGGGGGTGACGGGCGGCAAGCCCATCTTCTGA
- a CDS encoding FMN-binding glutamate synthase family protein: MPFDGHSLPGQTTAAQPAATRNAATQAPPGTPDPAVLRESATFPRTVIHEIQRAAATGIYDIRGWGAKRSLPHFDDLLFLGSSMSRYPLEGYRERCGTDVTLGTRYATKPLHLDIPVTIAGMSFGALSAQAKEALGRGASAARTSTTTGDGGMTAEERGQTSRLVYQYLPSRYGMNPVDLRKADAIEVVLGQGAKPGGGGMLLGQKISDRVARMRTLPTGIDQRSACRHPDWTGPDDLAIKILELREITGWEKPVYVKVGATRTYYDVKLAVKAGADVVVVDGMQGGTAATQDVFIEHVGIPTLAAIPQAVQALQEMDMHRKVQLIVSGGIRSGADVAKAMALGADAVAIGTAALIALGDNDPRYEAEYRALGSAAGFYDDFQDGRDPAGISTQDPELASRLDPEAAGRRLANYLHVLTMEAQTIARACGKAHLTHLEPDDLVALTLEAAAMARVPLAGTDWIPGHVGRGL; this comes from the coding sequence ATGCCCTTCGACGGCCACAGCCTTCCCGGCCAGACCACCGCCGCTCAGCCCGCGGCCACCCGGAACGCGGCGACCCAGGCCCCGCCGGGAACCCCCGATCCGGCGGTGCTCAGGGAGTCCGCGACGTTCCCCCGCACCGTGATCCACGAGATCCAGCGCGCGGCAGCCACCGGCATCTACGACATCCGCGGCTGGGGCGCCAAGCGATCGCTCCCGCACTTCGACGACCTGCTCTTCCTGGGCTCTTCGATGTCCCGGTATCCGCTGGAGGGATACCGGGAACGCTGCGGGACGGACGTCACGCTGGGCACTCGGTACGCCACGAAGCCCCTGCACCTGGACATCCCGGTGACGATCGCCGGGATGAGCTTCGGGGCGCTGTCCGCGCAGGCCAAGGAGGCGCTCGGCCGGGGGGCCAGCGCGGCCCGGACGTCCACCACGACGGGCGATGGCGGTATGACCGCCGAGGAGCGCGGCCAGACCTCCAGGCTCGTTTACCAGTACCTGCCGTCCCGGTACGGGATGAACCCCGTCGATCTGCGCAAGGCCGACGCGATCGAGGTGGTGCTGGGCCAGGGCGCCAAGCCCGGCGGCGGTGGCATGCTGCTGGGGCAGAAGATCTCCGATCGCGTGGCGCGGATGCGGACGCTGCCCACGGGGATCGACCAGCGCTCGGCCTGCCGGCACCCCGACTGGACGGGTCCCGACGACCTGGCGATCAAGATCCTCGAACTGCGCGAGATCACCGGGTGGGAGAAGCCGGTCTACGTCAAGGTCGGGGCCACCCGTACCTACTACGACGTCAAGCTCGCGGTGAAAGCCGGCGCCGACGTGGTGGTGGTGGACGGGATGCAGGGCGGTACCGCTGCCACGCAGGACGTGTTCATCGAGCACGTCGGCATCCCCACCCTGGCCGCGATCCCGCAGGCGGTGCAGGCGCTGCAGGAGATGGACATGCACCGGAAGGTGCAACTCATCGTGTCCGGCGGGATCCGCTCGGGCGCGGACGTGGCCAAGGCCATGGCGCTGGGGGCGGACGCGGTCGCGATCGGCACCGCCGCGCTCATCGCGCTGGGCGACAACGACCCGCGCTACGAGGCGGAGTACCGCGCCCTGGGGTCGGCGGCCGGGTTCTACGACGACTTCCAGGACGGCCGCGACCCGGCCGGGATCTCCACGCAGGATCCCGAGCTGGCGAGCAGGCTGGACCCGGAGGCCGCCGGCCGGCGCCTGGCCAACTACCTCCACGTGCTCACGATGGAGGCGCAGACCATCGCGCGGGCGTGCGGCAAGGCCCACCTGACCCACCTGGAACCCGACGACCTGGTGGCGCTGACCCTGGAGGCCGCCGCCATGGCGCGGGTGCCCCTGGCCGGAACCGACTGGATCCCCGGCCACGTGGGACGGGGTCTGTAG
- a CDS encoding glycoside hydrolase family 15 protein codes for MSTPLEEYALLSDLRTAALVSRDGSIDWLCLPRFDSPAMFTALLGGPEDGRWRLTVVDGEVIERRYLPLTFVLETTWRTPRGVARVTDFLPRSTEQGDLVRRVECLEGEVDVEHDLRLRFDYARATPWTREVTLEGGERALLSLAGPDAILVSGPMLRCPDAHVGAAPGGQRATRLEGRFALTEGETAAWDLTWFPSHQDPPAPPDTEQALVATVGMWRGWADQLSVEGPYRDHVIQSLLVLRALTNLDTGGIVAAPTTSLPEEFGGVRNWDYRYTWLRDAAFTIEVVVAHGLTRGATLWRDWLLRAVAGDAQDVRIMYGLSGERQLREEELDHLSGYEGSRPVRIGNGAADQYQADVVGEVMIALHELRTAGVDEDEYTWGLQKSLLAYAESNFEREDHGIWEMRGDTHHFTHGRVMMWAAFDRGIRAVEEFGLDGPVERWRDLRSRLVEEIDDNGFDPDLNSYTQTYGGREVDASLLQLPHTGYLAFDDPRMLGTVARIEQDLVSGFGLVNRYRAATGMDGVGGIEYPFVMCTFWLVEQYACSGRLADAEQLMADMLACAGDLGLFAEEYDPSSGRQAGNFPQAFSHIGLIRAADAIRAANGAEAQKTEAQGTER; via the coding sequence ATGTCGACCCCTCTCGAGGAGTACGCACTACTGTCCGACCTCCGCACCGCTGCGCTGGTCTCCCGCGACGGCAGCATCGACTGGCTCTGCCTGCCCCGGTTCGACTCCCCCGCCATGTTCACCGCGCTGCTCGGCGGGCCCGAGGACGGTCGCTGGCGGCTGACCGTCGTCGACGGTGAGGTGATCGAGCGTCGCTACCTCCCGCTGACCTTCGTGCTGGAGACCACGTGGCGGACCCCCCGAGGCGTCGCCCGGGTGACCGACTTCCTCCCGCGCAGTACCGAGCAGGGCGACCTCGTGCGCCGCGTCGAGTGCCTCGAGGGAGAGGTGGACGTGGAGCACGACCTGCGACTGCGATTCGACTACGCCCGCGCCACGCCGTGGACCCGGGAGGTCACTCTCGAGGGCGGCGAGCGGGCCCTGCTCTCCCTGGCCGGGCCGGACGCGATCCTCGTGAGCGGGCCGATGTTGCGCTGCCCCGATGCGCACGTCGGGGCCGCCCCCGGCGGGCAGCGGGCGACCCGGCTGGAGGGCCGGTTCGCGCTGACCGAGGGTGAGACCGCGGCGTGGGACCTCACCTGGTTCCCGTCCCACCAGGACCCGCCCGCTCCGCCGGACACCGAGCAGGCCCTGGTGGCCACGGTCGGCATGTGGCGCGGATGGGCCGACCAGCTCTCGGTGGAGGGCCCCTACCGGGACCACGTGATCCAGTCACTGCTGGTGCTGCGCGCGCTGACGAACCTCGACACCGGCGGCATCGTCGCCGCGCCGACGACATCGCTGCCGGAAGAGTTCGGCGGGGTCCGGAACTGGGACTACCGCTATACCTGGCTGCGCGACGCCGCGTTCACCATCGAGGTGGTGGTGGCGCACGGTCTCACCCGTGGTGCCACCCTGTGGCGCGACTGGCTCTTGCGCGCGGTCGCCGGCGACGCCCAGGACGTGCGGATCATGTACGGGCTCTCGGGCGAACGGCAGCTGCGCGAGGAGGAACTCGACCACCTGTCCGGGTACGAGGGCTCCCGCCCGGTCCGCATCGGCAACGGGGCCGCCGATCAGTACCAGGCGGACGTCGTGGGCGAGGTGATGATCGCCCTGCATGAGTTGCGCACCGCGGGCGTGGACGAGGACGAGTACACCTGGGGGCTGCAGAAGAGCCTGCTGGCCTACGCCGAGTCGAACTTCGAGCGCGAGGACCACGGCATCTGGGAGATGCGCGGCGACACCCACCACTTCACGCACGGCCGCGTCATGATGTGGGCCGCGTTCGACCGCGGGATCCGGGCGGTCGAGGAGTTCGGCCTCGACGGCCCCGTCGAGCGGTGGCGCGATCTGCGCTCCCGGCTCGTCGAGGAGATCGATGACAACGGGTTCGATCCCGACCTGAACAGCTACACCCAGACCTACGGAGGCCGCGAGGTCGACGCGTCCCTGCTCCAGCTGCCGCACACGGGCTACCTCGCCTTCGACGACCCGCGCATGCTGGGCACGGTCGCCAGGATCGAGCAGGACCTGGTCAGCGGGTTCGGCCTGGTCAACCGCTACCGGGCCGCCACCGGCATGGACGGGGTCGGCGGCATCGAGTACCCGTTCGTCATGTGCACCTTCTGGCTGGTCGAGCAGTACGCCTGCAGCGGGCGGCTCGCCGATGCCGAGCAGCTGATGGCCGACATGCTCGCCTGCGCCGGCGACCTGGGCCTCTTCGCCGAGGAGTACGACCCCTCGAGCGGTCGCCAGGCGGGCAATTTCCCGCAGGCGTTCAGCCACATCGGGTTGATCCGCGCCGCCGACGCCATCCGCGCCGCGAACGGGGCCGAGGCACAGAAGACCGAGGCGCAGGGGACTGAGCGATGA
- a CDS encoding helix-turn-helix domain-containing protein has protein sequence MGTDPDTARRIVHQEAPRELPVDVPTGNDLERIIGFHVRRLRSAEGLGVAEMAQRIGISKAMLSKIENAQTSCSLSMLAKLAAGLDVPVTSLLRGADTRRDAVFTADGQGATIVGRGTSVGHVYELLGALRGSNKRVEPVLVTLTAESETHPRFQHPGTELLYMLAGDMIYHHAESEYRLRPGDSLLLDGEGVHGPVAMLELPIRFLSVTAYPDGVEG, from the coding sequence ATGGGGACCGACCCGGATACCGCTCGCAGGATCGTCCACCAGGAGGCTCCGCGTGAGCTCCCGGTGGACGTGCCCACCGGCAACGACCTCGAGCGGATCATCGGGTTCCACGTCCGCAGGCTGCGCTCGGCCGAGGGTCTCGGCGTGGCGGAGATGGCCCAGCGGATCGGCATCTCCAAGGCGATGTTATCCAAGATCGAGAACGCGCAGACGTCGTGTTCGCTGAGCATGCTGGCCAAACTCGCCGCCGGCCTGGACGTGCCGGTGACCTCGCTGCTCCGCGGTGCGGACACCAGGCGCGACGCGGTCTTCACCGCGGACGGGCAGGGCGCCACGATCGTCGGCCGCGGCACGTCGGTGGGGCACGTCTACGAGCTGCTGGGAGCGCTGCGCGGGTCCAACAAGCGCGTCGAGCCGGTGCTGGTGACGTTGACCGCCGAGTCGGAGACCCATCCGCGCTTCCAGCACCCGGGGACCGAGCTGCTCTACATGCTCGCCGGCGACATGATCTATCACCACGCCGAGTCCGAGTACCGCCTCCGACCGGGGGACTCCCTGCTCCTGGACGGCGAGGGGGTCCACGGTCCCGTGGCGATGCTCGAGCTGCCCATCCGTTTCCTGTCGGTCACCGCCTACCCGGACGGCGTCGAGGGCTGA
- a CDS encoding TIGR03885 family FMN-dependent LLM class oxidoreductase, with the protein MTDYGFHASHEQISPGRLLADVQRAERAGFRMAMCSDHFAPWSVRQGHSGFAWSWLGAALATTDLELGTVCAPGQRYHPAVVAQASATLAQMFPGRFWLALGSGQNMNEHITGDAWPAKDIRQARLEECVDVVRRLHAGEEVTRRGLVEVDRARVYSLPDTPPPLLGPALTPATAERAAAWADGLITVNADLETVAGIVRAYRGAGGRGPLALQVHISIADTIGQARDLARDQWRNNAIDAPLDADLSTPEELDLAGRYLPDEKIAESVIVTDSVGDLVGRLREFEELGFERIYLHHVARDQTPFLELAERELLPILHGST; encoded by the coding sequence ATGACCGACTACGGCTTCCACGCCTCCCACGAGCAGATCTCCCCCGGTCGGCTCCTCGCCGACGTGCAGCGGGCCGAGCGCGCCGGGTTCCGCATGGCGATGTGCTCGGACCACTTCGCGCCGTGGTCGGTCCGACAGGGTCACTCGGGCTTCGCCTGGTCCTGGCTGGGCGCGGCGCTGGCCACCACCGACCTCGAGCTGGGCACCGTGTGCGCACCCGGGCAGCGCTACCACCCCGCGGTGGTCGCCCAGGCGTCGGCGACCCTGGCGCAGATGTTCCCCGGACGCTTCTGGCTGGCCCTGGGCAGCGGCCAGAACATGAACGAGCACATCACCGGCGACGCGTGGCCCGCCAAGGACATCCGTCAGGCGCGGCTCGAGGAGTGCGTGGACGTGGTCCGCCGCCTGCACGCCGGGGAGGAGGTCACCCGTCGTGGGCTCGTGGAGGTCGACCGGGCGCGCGTCTACTCCCTGCCCGACACCCCGCCACCCCTCCTCGGGCCCGCGCTCACCCCGGCCACCGCCGAGCGGGCCGCCGCCTGGGCGGACGGTCTCATCACCGTCAACGCCGACCTCGAGACCGTGGCCGGGATCGTGCGTGCCTACCGCGGGGCCGGCGGACGGGGGCCGCTCGCCCTGCAGGTCCACATCTCGATCGCCGACACGATCGGTCAGGCCCGCGACCTCGCCCGCGACCAATGGCGCAACAACGCGATCGACGCGCCCCTCGACGCGGACCTGTCCACCCCGGAGGAGCTCGACCTCGCCGGGCGGTACCTGCCCGACGAGAAGATCGCCGAGTCCGTGATCGTCACCGACTCCGTCGGCGACCTCGTCGGGCGGCTTCGCGAATTCGAGGAGCTGGGCTTCGAGCGGATCTACCTCCACCACGTCGCGCGGGACCAGACGCCGTTCCTCGAGCTCGCCGAGCGGGAACTCCTGCCCATCCTCCACGGTTCCACGTGA